A window of Sutcliffiella cohnii contains these coding sequences:
- a CDS encoding NUDIX hydrolase, with translation MLFIVNVEAAIYKGDKWLFIKRSELEEHAAGELSLVGGKVDKEGTKENILEATIRREVWEEVGVELQSTLHYVHSTSFIADDGTHVVDIVFLAEYKSGEAHAKSVEEVGAVYWLPAEDILNDEKAPDYFKDSIKRAVELKVSLSNVVIES, from the coding sequence ATGTTATTTATCGTCAATGTAGAAGCAGCGATATATAAGGGAGATAAATGGCTTTTTATAAAAAGAAGTGAATTAGAAGAACATGCCGCTGGAGAGTTGTCTTTAGTTGGAGGGAAAGTAGATAAAGAAGGAACGAAAGAAAATATTTTAGAAGCAACGATAAGAAGAGAAGTATGGGAAGAGGTCGGGGTTGAGTTACAATCGACTTTACATTATGTACATAGCACTTCTTTTATAGCTGATGATGGTACACATGTAGTGGACATCGTATTTTTAGCAGAATATAAAAGTGGAGAAGCTCATGCTAAAAGTGTAGAGGAGGTAGGAGCAGTTTATTGGCTGCCAGCAGAAGATATTTTAAATGATGAAAAAGCTCCTGATTATTTTAAAGATAGTATAAAGAGAGCGGTAGAACTGAAAGTAAGTTTATCAAATGTAGTAATCGAGAGTTAA
- a CDS encoding Type 1 glutamine amidotransferase-like domain-containing protein has product MDNHLFLFGSGPPFTPRLAKQFASLIATEQPISIMFLERDGWKDYMPIVTEPLEQVGRHHFTYIPLQSTPIEKAIRLLKESSGVIICGGDTNTYADFIVDSELGQVIKELYMEGRPITGFSAGALICPNKCIISAKDNDKQEYQLRKGVGLLSNTVLAVHLTEWNDEEHFSQMVSQFPFYQNFGLDEKTGIRLLNEELIDMEGKGVYSVQNKRLVKIGGK; this is encoded by the coding sequence TTGGACAATCATTTATTTCTATTCGGGAGTGGGCCGCCTTTTACTCCTCGCCTAGCCAAGCAGTTTGCTAGTCTAATAGCAACGGAACAACCCATTTCTATTATGTTCTTAGAAAGGGATGGCTGGAAAGATTATATGCCTATAGTTACAGAGCCTTTAGAGCAGGTGGGGAGACACCACTTTACCTACATTCCATTACAATCAACACCGATAGAAAAAGCTATTAGGCTCCTTAAGGAGAGTAGTGGAGTTATTATATGTGGGGGAGATACAAATACATATGCCGATTTCATTGTTGATAGTGAACTAGGACAAGTGATAAAAGAGTTGTACATGGAGGGAAGACCTATCACTGGTTTTTCAGCAGGTGCATTAATTTGTCCAAATAAGTGTATTATTTCTGCGAAGGATAACGACAAACAAGAATATCAGTTAAGGAAAGGTGTAGGACTACTTTCTAATACAGTATTAGCAGTACATTTAACGGAATGGAACGATGAAGAGCATTTTTCCCAGATGGTAAGTCAATTTCCTTTCTATCAAAATTTTGGTCTTGATGAGAAAACAGGAATCCGATTACTCAATGAAGAATTAATCGATATGGAAGGGAAAGGTGTGTACTCTGTTCAAAATAAAAGGTTAGTGAAAATAGGGGGAAAATAA
- a CDS encoding L,D-transpeptidase, whose translation MAFIISLIFSLITSPLWPLGPNPLPGDPYIIVNKQTNEIAFYVEEEIKVIYKVATGKSNELTPEGEFTITIKAVEPYYRKKDIPGGDPKNPLGTRWIGFDAEGTEGRTYGVHGTNNPSSIGHYVTQGCIRLANENVEKLFEQVPIGTKIWILKSDKSFKELGQEKGIVP comes from the coding sequence ATGGCTTTTATTATTTCGCTCATTTTTTCATTAATTACATCACCTTTATGGCCGTTAGGGCCTAACCCTCTTCCTGGTGATCCATATATTATCGTGAATAAACAAACAAACGAAATAGCGTTTTACGTTGAGGAAGAAATTAAAGTCATTTACAAAGTAGCGACTGGAAAATCAAATGAATTAACTCCTGAAGGAGAATTTACCATTACAATAAAAGCAGTTGAGCCTTATTACAGAAAAAAGGACATACCAGGCGGTGACCCTAAAAATCCTTTAGGAACTAGGTGGATTGGATTTGACGCGGAAGGAACAGAAGGTAGAACATATGGAGTACATGGTACGAATAATCCAAGCTCAATTGGACACTATGTTACACAAGGATGTATCCGGTTAGCAAATGAAAATGTAGAAAAGCTATTTGAACAAGTACCAATCGGAACAAAAATTTGGATTTTAAAATCGGACAAAAGTTTTAAGGAGCTCGGCCAAGAAAAAGGAATAGTCCCTTAA
- a CDS encoding aromatic acid exporter family protein translates to MKKFKIGYRTAKTALGVTLAIFIAQFFELEFFTSAGILTILCIQATKMKSIISAKSRFIACTLSLFVSGLIFEIIGYHPVAIGLFLLLFIPITVMFKITEGIVTSTVILLHVYSTGHYSVSLIWNELAIITIGIGIALIMNLYMPSMENELKGYQEKIERNYNKILLELAAYLRHGDRGWSGEEIPESVNLLNKAKSLAFRDVENHFKRNENSYYHYFKMRERQLDVLERMIPIVSTIKMDVEQADMVADFIEEVAESIHAGNTAIIHINNLRKLTEEFQAMPLPQGRTEFETRASLRHLVKELEQYLIIKCDFKGGLKQYA, encoded by the coding sequence ATGAAAAAATTTAAAATCGGTTATCGGACCGCGAAGACAGCATTAGGAGTTACACTTGCAATTTTCATTGCACAGTTTTTTGAACTGGAGTTTTTCACTTCAGCTGGTATACTAACAATTCTTTGCATTCAAGCAACAAAAATGAAGTCTATTATTAGTGCAAAATCGAGGTTCATTGCTTGTACACTTAGTCTTTTTGTATCAGGTTTAATATTCGAAATTATTGGTTATCATCCTGTGGCAATAGGATTATTTCTACTGTTATTTATTCCGATTACAGTTATGTTTAAAATAACGGAAGGAATTGTAACGAGTACGGTAATACTTTTACACGTTTATTCGACTGGGCATTATTCCGTTTCACTCATATGGAATGAACTTGCGATTATAACAATTGGGATTGGGATTGCACTAATAATGAATTTGTATATGCCTAGTATGGAAAATGAGTTAAAGGGCTATCAAGAAAAAATAGAAAGAAATTACAATAAAATCTTGCTAGAATTAGCCGCTTATTTACGACATGGAGATCGTGGATGGAGTGGGGAAGAAATTCCAGAGAGTGTTAACCTGTTAAATAAAGCAAAAAGTTTAGCTTTCCGTGATGTAGAAAATCATTTTAAACGAAATGAAAATAGCTACTATCATTATTTTAAAATGAGAGAGAGACAGCTAGATGTTTTAGAAAGAATGATACCAATCGTTTCCACAATTAAAATGGATGTCGAACAGGCTGATATGGTGGCTGATTTTATTGAAGAGGTAGCAGAATCTATCCACGCAGGAAATACCGCGATTATACATATTAATAATTTGCGAAAACTTACAGAGGAATTTCAAGCGATGCCGTTACCACAAGGTCGGACAGAATTTGAAACGAGAGCTTCGTTACGACATCTTGTAAAAGAATTGGAACAGTATTTAATTATTAAATGTGACTTTAAAGGCGGATTAAAACAATATGCATGA
- the pepF gene encoding oligoendopeptidase F yields MKYVKSMIPMIMCLVLLFQVPFVSANEWTRDQAEDKYKWDLASIYKDEKEWRKDLKLAEKLANKFAKEEKPIESAKQLQKLLEQYFTINQIFEKAYVYSKLLFDVDMGNPYAMELSNEIEKMTVTIVQQTNWFTNAIQDIDKKSWKSIVTHKDLEEYRYFLEQVYNGKEHALPKESEEVLIEAMPFLHASNEIFTMISKDLQLPNIRVNEQEYTLTPQTYSVYMTSNDRSLRKAAFETYYETLSQYEDSFASILANIIKANNFFAKTKKYNSALQASLESKEIEPKVYEKLIKTVDQHLPLFHRYLKLKQQFLQLDNMELYDLAAPSPIKEEKEISYEEAQQIVLKGLAPLGNDYTNIVEKGLKERWVDVYPNKGKATGAYQLGAFAIHPFILLNYQGLQHDVMTLAHEFGHAAHSYFSNENQPYQDAQYVTFTAEVASTLNEHLLHQQFIENAKTKEEKLLALYKYLEDFRVTLFRQTQFAEFEKAVHEAGQNGEALHADKIKEIYLNIVNKHFGKVMDIDDKIAMEWARVPHFFHSSFYTYQYATSFAASAALAEQLKEENGEAQKRIIDKLLSSGGSKPPIQILKETGVDMSNPKPIKQTMRRFEQLLDEFEQLLTETN; encoded by the coding sequence ATGAAGTATGTAAAAAGTATGATACCGATGATTATGTGTCTTGTTCTCTTATTTCAAGTGCCATTTGTCTCCGCAAATGAATGGACAAGGGATCAGGCAGAAGATAAGTATAAGTGGGATTTAGCTTCAATATACAAGGATGAAAAAGAATGGCGAAAAGATTTAAAACTGGCAGAAAAATTGGCAAACAAATTTGCAAAGGAAGAAAAGCCGATAGAATCAGCAAAGCAGTTACAAAAGTTATTGGAACAATATTTTACTATTAACCAAATATTTGAGAAAGCTTACGTGTATTCGAAATTATTATTTGATGTTGATATGGGAAATCCGTATGCAATGGAGTTATCAAACGAAATAGAAAAGATGACGGTTACAATCGTCCAACAAACAAACTGGTTCACGAATGCGATACAAGATATTGATAAAAAGAGCTGGAAAAGCATTGTCACTCATAAAGATTTAGAAGAATATCGATATTTTTTAGAGCAAGTGTACAATGGAAAAGAACATGCTCTTCCAAAGGAATCGGAAGAAGTTTTAATTGAGGCGATGCCATTTTTACATGCATCCAATGAGATTTTCACTATGATATCAAAAGATTTACAGCTTCCTAATATTCGAGTAAACGAACAAGAGTATACACTAACTCCGCAAACGTATAGTGTGTATATGACAAGTAATGACCGGAGTTTAAGAAAGGCTGCTTTTGAAACATACTATGAAACACTTTCTCAATACGAAGATAGCTTTGCATCGATTCTTGCCAACATTATAAAAGCAAACAATTTTTTTGCAAAGACGAAAAAGTATAATAGTGCACTACAAGCAAGTTTAGAATCAAAGGAAATTGAACCAAAAGTTTACGAAAAGCTAATTAAAACAGTTGATCAACATTTACCGTTATTTCATCGTTACTTAAAATTAAAACAACAATTTTTACAGCTAGATAATATGGAGCTATATGATTTGGCCGCACCTTCACCTATAAAGGAAGAAAAAGAAATTTCATATGAAGAAGCACAACAAATTGTCTTAAAGGGACTAGCTCCATTAGGAAATGATTATACAAATATAGTGGAAAAAGGATTGAAAGAAAGATGGGTAGACGTATATCCAAACAAAGGGAAAGCGACCGGTGCGTATCAATTAGGGGCTTTTGCAATCCATCCATTTATATTGTTAAATTATCAAGGATTACAACATGACGTTATGACGTTAGCGCATGAATTTGGTCACGCTGCTCATTCGTATTTTTCCAACGAAAACCAACCGTATCAAGATGCGCAATATGTTACGTTCACAGCAGAAGTGGCCTCTACATTAAACGAACATTTATTACACCAGCAATTTATCGAAAATGCAAAAACAAAGGAAGAAAAACTATTAGCTCTTTATAAATATTTAGAAGATTTTAGAGTTACTTTGTTTAGACAAACGCAATTTGCGGAATTTGAAAAAGCAGTTCACGAGGCAGGGCAAAACGGAGAGGCGTTACATGCAGATAAAATTAAAGAAATTTACCTTAATATTGTAAATAAACATTTTGGCAAGGTGATGGATATTGATGATAAAATCGCGATGGAATGGGCAAGAGTACCTCATTTCTTCCATTCCAGCTTTTATACGTATCAATATGCGACTAGTTTCGCGGCTTCAGCAGCATTAGCGGAACAGCTAAAAGAAGAGAATGGAGAGGCACAAAAAAGAATAATCGATAAATTGTTATCAAGTGGTGGTAGTAAGCCACCGATTCAAATTTTAAAAGAAACAGGAGTAGACATGAGTAACCCTAAGCCAATCAAGCAAACAATGAGAAGATTTGAACAGCTATTAGATGAATTTGAGCAGTTGTTAACGGAAACTAATTAA
- a CDS encoding BrxA/BrxB family bacilliredoxin, which yields MSMDFNFLMSDVVRQAREEMDHAGYEHLRTPEEVEEAFNRKGVTLVMVNSVCGCAGGIARPAATHAIHADKRPNHLVTVFAGQDKEATEKAREFFEGYPPSSPSFALLKDGKILTMVERHEIEGHAPMSVINKLQGYFDQYCEEV from the coding sequence ATGAGTATGGATTTTAATTTTTTAATGAGTGATGTTGTACGTCAAGCAAGAGAAGAAATGGATCATGCAGGATACGAGCATCTTCGTACTCCTGAAGAAGTAGAAGAAGCGTTTAACCGAAAAGGAGTTACGCTTGTAATGGTAAACTCTGTGTGCGGATGTGCAGGTGGTATTGCAAGGCCAGCAGCAACACATGCTATTCACGCAGATAAACGTCCAAATCACTTAGTAACAGTGTTTGCTGGCCAAGATAAAGAAGCGACAGAAAAAGCACGTGAGTTTTTTGAAGGCTATCCGCCATCTTCACCATCTTTTGCTCTATTAAAAGATGGAAAAATTTTAACGATGGTTGAACGTCATGAAATTGAAGGACATGCGCCAATGTCTGTCATAAACAAATTACAAGGATACTTTGATCAATATTGTGAAGAAGTATAA
- the meaB gene encoding methylmalonyl Co-A mutase-associated GTPase MeaB, whose amino-acid sequence MNNKKKLIRTKEENVEQLYKQLLHGNRAALAKAITLVESNAERHFTQSQHILQNVIDRTGNSIRIGISGVPGAGKSTFIEAFGLYLCSIGKKVAVLAVDPSSSKSGGSILGDKTRMEELAKHPQAFIRPSPSGGTLGGVNRKTRESILLCEAAGYDVILVETVGVGQSEGIVRDMVDFFLLLVLTGAGDELQGMKKGIMELIDLILVNKADGENLRNANRTAREYNQILHFLQPATPGWQTKAKTCSAINGTGIMEAWEVITQFAQNTKDSDQFEKRRSEQKQQWFFASLKDELERRFFQHSTIKTQLPIVKKKLDQENMPVSTAVKELLDQYDRREE is encoded by the coding sequence ATGAACAATAAGAAAAAATTAATTCGAACAAAAGAGGAGAACGTGGAGCAGCTTTATAAGCAGCTGCTTCATGGAAACCGAGCCGCCTTAGCAAAAGCTATTACGTTAGTAGAAAGTAATGCAGAACGACATTTTACTCAAAGTCAACACATACTCCAAAACGTAATAGACCGGACTGGTAATTCTATTCGAATCGGAATTAGTGGTGTTCCAGGGGCAGGGAAAAGTACATTTATAGAAGCTTTTGGTCTATATTTATGTTCGATTGGAAAGAAAGTAGCAGTCCTCGCGGTTGATCCATCTAGCTCGAAAAGTGGTGGAAGTATATTAGGGGATAAGACGAGGATGGAAGAGCTTGCAAAACATCCGCAAGCTTTTATCCGACCTTCTCCTTCAGGCGGTACGTTAGGTGGAGTGAATAGAAAAACTCGAGAAAGTATTCTTTTATGTGAAGCAGCTGGCTATGACGTTATTCTTGTAGAAACGGTCGGTGTTGGGCAAAGTGAAGGAATTGTTCGAGATATGGTCGACTTTTTTTTATTACTTGTATTAACGGGTGCTGGTGATGAGCTTCAAGGAATGAAAAAAGGAATAATGGAGCTAATTGATTTAATATTAGTCAATAAAGCAGATGGAGAAAACTTACGTAATGCAAATCGGACTGCCCGAGAATATAATCAAATCTTACACTTTTTACAACCTGCAACACCAGGATGGCAAACGAAAGCGAAAACATGTTCAGCTATAAACGGTACAGGAATTATGGAAGCGTGGGAAGTAATTACTCAATTTGCGCAGAATACGAAAGACTCTGATCAATTTGAAAAAAGACGAAGTGAGCAAAAGCAACAATGGTTTTTTGCATCGTTAAAAGATGAGCTCGAACGAAGATTTTTTCAACATTCTACGATCAAAACACAACTTCCAATTGTAAAGAAAAAATTAGATCAAGAAAACATGCCTGTATCAACAGCAGTGAAAGAGTTGTTAGACCAATATGATAGAAGAGAAGAGTAA
- the scpA gene encoding methylmalonyl-CoA mutase has translation MDQEVSYEDIFFETNEQIKIKSQYTEADIDNKEHLHTFPGVAPYVRGPYPTMYVNRPWTIRQYAGFSTAEESNAFYRRNLEAGQKGLSVAFDLATHRGYDSDHPRVVGDVGKAGVAIDSILDMKILFDGIPLDQMSVSMTMNGAVLPIMAFYIVTAEEQGVSKEQLAGTIQNDILKEYMVRNTYIYPPDMSMRIIGDIFAYTSQHMPKFNSISISGYHMQEAGAPADIELAYTLADGLEYVRTGVKSGIHIDAFAPRLSFFWAIGMNFFMEVAKMRAARFLWAKMMKTFNPKNEKSLALRTHSQTSGWSLTEQDPFNNVTRTCMEALAAANGHTQSLHTNALDEAIALPTDFSARIARNTQLYLQDETEITKVIDPWAGSHYVETLTSELIEKAWAHIEEIEQLGGMAKAIETGLPKMKIEEAAARRQAKIDSGKEAIIGVNKFRLEKEDTNIEILDINNEEVLQKQVERLNQLRSNRDEQKVKQSLEALTLSAQSGEGNLLELAIEAARARASLGEISDAIEKVSGRHRAVIRSVSGVYASEFTNEEEMNRVREKIEQFYELEGRRPRIMIAKMGQDGHDRGAKVVATGYSDLGFDVDIGPLFQTPEETALQAVENDVHVVGISSLAAGHKTLLPKLVEQLKKHGREDIIVIIGGVIPYKDYPYLYEHGASAIFGPGTVIPTAAEIIIDKIYERLGYEEVDVEDEQ, from the coding sequence ATGGACCAAGAAGTTAGCTATGAAGATATCTTTTTCGAAACGAACGAGCAAATAAAAATTAAATCTCAGTACACTGAGGCTGACATTGATAATAAAGAACATTTACATACATTTCCCGGTGTAGCCCCGTATGTTCGTGGACCTTATCCAACGATGTATGTTAACCGTCCATGGACGATACGCCAATATGCAGGCTTTTCGACTGCGGAAGAAAGTAACGCATTTTATCGTCGAAATTTAGAAGCAGGTCAAAAGGGATTGTCAGTTGCATTCGACCTAGCAACACATAGAGGCTATGATTCAGATCATCCACGTGTTGTTGGAGATGTGGGGAAAGCTGGGGTAGCTATAGATTCTATTTTAGATATGAAAATATTGTTTGATGGCATTCCATTGGATCAAATGTCTGTTTCAATGACGATGAACGGTGCCGTATTACCGATTATGGCGTTTTATATAGTGACTGCTGAAGAACAAGGTGTTTCAAAAGAACAATTAGCTGGTACTATCCAAAACGATATTTTAAAAGAATATATGGTTCGTAATACGTACATTTATCCACCAGATATGTCGATGCGTATTATTGGAGATATATTTGCTTACACGTCTCAACATATGCCAAAGTTTAATAGCATAAGTATTTCCGGTTACCACATGCAAGAAGCGGGTGCACCGGCAGATATCGAGCTTGCCTATACACTTGCTGACGGACTGGAATATGTGCGTACAGGTGTGAAATCAGGTATTCATATTGATGCGTTTGCTCCAAGATTATCTTTCTTTTGGGCAATCGGAATGAATTTTTTCATGGAAGTTGCAAAAATGAGGGCGGCACGTTTCCTTTGGGCGAAAATGATGAAAACTTTTAACCCGAAAAATGAAAAGTCACTCGCATTAAGAACGCACTCGCAAACTTCTGGTTGGAGTTTAACAGAGCAAGATCCGTTTAATAACGTAACGAGAACTTGTATGGAAGCTTTAGCGGCTGCGAACGGCCATACACAATCACTTCACACGAATGCGTTAGATGAAGCCATTGCATTACCGACTGATTTTTCCGCACGTATTGCAAGAAATACGCAGCTTTATCTTCAGGATGAAACTGAAATTACAAAGGTTATCGATCCGTGGGCGGGTTCGCACTATGTGGAGACATTAACGAGTGAATTAATTGAAAAAGCTTGGGCGCATATTGAAGAAATTGAACAGCTTGGTGGTATGGCAAAGGCAATTGAAACAGGATTACCGAAAATGAAAATTGAAGAAGCGGCGGCAAGACGTCAGGCAAAGATTGATTCTGGGAAGGAAGCAATTATTGGCGTAAATAAATTTCGATTAGAAAAAGAAGATACGAACATAGAGATTTTAGATATAAATAACGAGGAAGTTTTACAAAAGCAAGTCGAACGACTAAACCAACTACGATCCAATCGTGATGAACAAAAAGTGAAACAATCATTAGAAGCATTAACATTAAGTGCACAATCTGGTGAAGGAAATTTATTGGAACTTGCAATTGAAGCGGCGAGAGCTCGAGCGAGTTTAGGAGAAATTTCTGATGCAATTGAAAAAGTGTCAGGGAGACATCGAGCAGTTATTCGATCTGTTAGTGGTGTGTATGCTTCTGAATTTACGAATGAGGAAGAAATGAATCGTGTTCGTGAGAAAATAGAACAATTTTACGAGTTAGAAGGAAGAAGACCTCGTATTATGATTGCGAAGATGGGGCAAGATGGCCATGACCGTGGAGCAAAAGTTGTTGCTACTGGCTATAGTGATCTTGGTTTTGATGTAGATATTGGTCCACTTTTTCAAACTCCAGAGGAAACAGCATTGCAAGCAGTTGAAAACGACGTGCATGTTGTCGGAATAAGCTCACTAGCTGCTGGGCATAAAACGTTATTACCTAAGTTAGTAGAACAATTAAAAAAGCATGGTCGAGAAGATATTATCGTTATTATTGGTGGGGTTATCCCTTATAAAGATTATCCGTATCTTTATGAGCATGGTGCAAGTGCAATATTTGGACCGGGAACGGTAATACCGACTGCTGCTGAAATTATTATTGATAAAATATATGAGCGTCTCGGTTACGAGGAAGTTGATGTAGAAGATGAACAATAA
- a CDS encoding methylmalonyl-CoA mutase family protein encodes MDQLHNMKEIKFPNGTYKDWEEKVAATLKGKTVESLFSSTYEGIKRKPLYTEQDIKGASNYFPKGASNDWFVSQKLPSGLSLSQLNDILQTEFKVGLEAVHFETKEVHIGALEDLHTLLHSINLTETPLHVYTGVNVSDFYNLLKEYLHTQQVNLQTITGYIGMDPIGEFAQTGELQLSEATYSSVANTIKEVPNVRTIWVRSEPYHEAGANAVQELAATMATAVEYLTQLIERGLSIDEAANTFVFSYNVGSDLFMELAKVRAAKVMWATIIQQFGGSTQAQQMTIHATTSSINKSILDEHVNMLRTTTEAFSAVVAGVNSLNIGSYSSKENTFSRRIARNTHYVLKDESFLNKVIDPAAGSYYIETLTEELAQNAWGYFQKIEKQGGIISALTSNTLQQDIQQVAIKRVNDIKNRKKKMVGVNMYPNLKDTLVPSETKGNLRKLRIAEAFENLRLQASEFKQNTSQEPTITLLNIGKLKEHKPRTDFATSFFQVGGLQVQQSPSLETIETINEWVSTEWKGKTVCICGTDIAYEENLQHIVQFLKEVSQDCFVIVAGKTKIDGVDETIHLHSNCYDQLMTIQTVLGVNKGEA; translated from the coding sequence ATGGATCAGCTTCACAATATGAAGGAAATTAAATTTCCAAATGGAACATATAAAGACTGGGAAGAAAAAGTGGCAGCTACGTTAAAAGGTAAAACAGTCGAGTCGCTTTTCAGTAGTACGTATGAAGGAATTAAGAGAAAACCTTTGTATACAGAACAGGATATAAAAGGAGCTTCTAATTATTTTCCAAAAGGTGCCAGCAATGACTGGTTCGTTAGTCAAAAATTACCATCTGGACTTTCGTTATCGCAATTAAACGATATTTTACAAACTGAATTCAAGGTTGGACTTGAAGCAGTGCATTTCGAAACGAAAGAAGTACATATTGGTGCACTTGAAGACTTGCATACTTTATTACACTCCATTAACCTCACTGAAACACCATTACATGTTTATACAGGGGTAAATGTATCGGATTTCTATAATCTACTGAAAGAATATTTACATACACAGCAAGTAAATTTACAAACTATAACCGGATACATCGGGATGGATCCAATCGGTGAATTTGCACAAACAGGTGAGTTGCAATTATCGGAAGCTACGTATAGTAGTGTAGCAAATACTATAAAGGAAGTCCCTAATGTAAGAACAATTTGGGTTCGTTCAGAACCTTACCATGAAGCAGGTGCAAATGCTGTTCAAGAATTGGCAGCAACGATGGCTACCGCAGTGGAATACTTAACACAATTAATTGAGCGAGGGCTCAGTATAGACGAAGCGGCAAATACGTTTGTTTTTTCCTACAACGTTGGAAGTGACTTGTTTATGGAGTTAGCCAAAGTTCGCGCTGCAAAAGTAATGTGGGCTACAATCATTCAACAATTTGGTGGTTCAACACAAGCTCAACAAATGACTATTCACGCGACGACATCATCGATCAATAAATCTATACTAGATGAACATGTGAATATGCTTCGTACGACAACCGAAGCGTTCTCCGCGGTAGTAGCAGGAGTGAATAGTTTAAATATTGGAAGTTACTCTAGTAAAGAAAATACTTTTTCTAGAAGAATTGCACGTAACACACATTATGTGCTGAAAGATGAATCATTTTTAAATAAAGTAATTGATCCTGCGGCTGGTTCCTATTATATAGAAACTTTAACAGAGGAGCTTGCCCAAAATGCATGGGGTTACTTTCAAAAGATAGAAAAGCAGGGTGGCATTATATCTGCTTTAACATCAAATACTTTACAGCAAGATATTCAACAAGTGGCCATAAAAAGAGTAAATGATATTAAAAATAGAAAGAAAAAAATGGTCGGTGTTAACATGTATCCGAACTTAAAAGATACCTTAGTACCGAGTGAAACAAAAGGTAATTTACGAAAACTTCGTATTGCAGAAGCGTTTGAAAATTTGAGGCTTCAAGCAAGCGAGTTTAAACAAAACACTAGTCAAGAGCCAACAATTACGTTATTAAATATTGGAAAATTAAAAGAACATAAGCCACGCACTGACTTTGCTACTAGCTTTTTCCAAGTTGGAGGACTTCAAGTTCAACAAAGTCCTAGCTTAGAAACTATTGAAACTATAAATGAATGGGTTTCTACTGAATGGAAAGGGAAAACAGTTTGCATATGTGGAACAGATATAGCTTATGAAGAAAATTTACAACATATTGTCCAATTTCTAAAAGAAGTGAGTCAAGACTGTTTTGTTATCGTAGCTGGAAAGACAAAGATAGATGGGGTAGATGAAACGATTCATTTACATTCGAATTGTTACGACCAACTTATGACGATCCAAACTGTGTTAGGGGTGAATAAAGGTGAGGCCTGA